The following proteins come from a genomic window of Cronobacter muytjensii ATCC 51329:
- the mmuM gene encoding homocysteine S-methyltransferase: MSLNNPLSLLLSQRPFVVLDGALATELEARGCNLADSLWSAKVLMEQPELIYAVHLDYFRAGAQCAITASYQATPAGFAARGLDEAQSRALIARSVELARQAREDFLKEQPEAGPLLVAGSVGPYGAFLADGSEYRGDYQLTEAEFAAFHRPRVEALLAAGVDLLACETLPSLAEARALAVLLAQYPQARAWFSFTLRDSEHISDGSPLADVAAALASCSQIVALGINCVPLDDATAALTRLHNATPLPLVVYPNSGEQYDAVSKTWRHDGHACHTLAHHLDAWRDAGAALIGGCCRTTPADIAALRAQR, encoded by the coding sequence ATGTCGCTGAATAACCCGTTATCCCTTCTATTAAGCCAGCGGCCGTTTGTGGTGCTGGACGGCGCGCTCGCGACTGAGCTTGAGGCGCGCGGCTGCAATCTCGCGGACAGCCTGTGGTCGGCGAAAGTGCTGATGGAGCAGCCGGAGCTGATTTACGCGGTGCATCTTGATTACTTCCGCGCCGGGGCGCAGTGCGCCATTACCGCGAGCTATCAGGCGACGCCTGCCGGTTTCGCCGCGCGCGGACTTGACGAGGCGCAGTCGCGCGCGCTGATTGCGCGAAGCGTTGAGCTGGCGCGTCAGGCGCGTGAGGATTTCCTCAAAGAACAGCCGGAGGCCGGGCCGCTACTGGTGGCGGGCTCCGTCGGGCCGTATGGCGCTTTTCTGGCGGATGGCTCGGAATACCGCGGTGACTATCAGCTGACTGAAGCGGAATTCGCGGCGTTTCATCGCCCGCGCGTGGAAGCGTTGCTCGCGGCGGGCGTGGATCTGCTGGCGTGCGAAACGCTGCCGTCGCTTGCCGAGGCCCGCGCGCTCGCCGTGCTGCTGGCGCAGTACCCGCAGGCCCGCGCCTGGTTCTCGTTTACGCTGCGCGACAGCGAGCATATCAGCGACGGCTCGCCGCTCGCCGACGTGGCGGCGGCGCTGGCGTCCTGTTCGCAGATTGTGGCGCTCGGCATCAATTGCGTACCGCTGGACGACGCCACCGCCGCGCTGACGCGCCTGCATAACGCCACGCCGCTGCCGCTGGTGGTTTACCCTAACTCAGGCGAGCAGTATGACGCGGTCAGTAAAACCTGGCGTCACGACGGCCACGCCTGTCATACGCTGGCGCACCATCTCGACGCCTGGCGTGACGCAGGCGCGGCGCTCATCGGCGGCTGTTGTCGCACCACGCCTGCGGATATCGCGGCGCTGCGTGCGCAGCGTTGA
- the tauB gene encoding taurine ABC transporter ATP-binding subunit: protein MLRVSHLHASFDGKPALADINLTLNDGELLVVLGPSGCGKTTLLNLIAGFLPLTAGSITLDGKPVIGPGADRGVVFQHEGLLPWRSVLDNVAFGLQLQGVGREERRERARQMLVKVGLEGAANRFIWQLSGGQRQRVGIARALAADPQLLLLDEPFGALDAFTREQMQTLLLRLWAGSGKKVLLITHDIEEAVFMATDLVLLSPGPGQVQERLRLDFARRFVAGEPARSIKSDPAFIARREYVLSRVFALRESADERTD, encoded by the coding sequence ATGTTACGGGTTTCTCATCTGCATGCCAGTTTCGACGGCAAGCCCGCGCTTGCCGATATCAACCTGACGCTTAATGACGGCGAGCTGCTGGTGGTGCTTGGCCCGTCCGGCTGCGGAAAGACCACGTTACTGAATCTGATCGCCGGTTTTTTGCCGCTCACGGCCGGAAGCATTACGCTCGACGGCAAACCGGTCATCGGCCCCGGCGCTGACCGCGGCGTGGTGTTTCAGCATGAGGGGCTGCTGCCGTGGCGCAGCGTGCTGGATAACGTCGCGTTCGGGTTGCAGTTACAGGGCGTTGGGCGTGAAGAACGCCGCGAACGGGCCCGCCAGATGCTCGTGAAAGTGGGGCTTGAGGGCGCGGCTAACCGGTTTATCTGGCAGCTCTCCGGCGGTCAGCGCCAGCGCGTCGGCATCGCCCGGGCGCTCGCCGCCGATCCGCAACTGCTGCTGCTCGACGAGCCCTTCGGCGCGCTCGACGCCTTTACCCGCGAACAGATGCAGACGCTGCTGCTGCGCCTGTGGGCCGGGAGCGGCAAGAAAGTGCTGCTCATCACCCACGACATCGAAGAAGCGGTCTTTATGGCGACCGACTTAGTCCTCCTGTCGCCTGGGCCAGGCCAGGTGCAGGAGCGGCTGCGGCTTGATTTCGCAAGGCGGTTTGTCGCAGGCGAACCGGCGCGCAGCATTAAATCCGATCCGGCGTTTATCGCCCGCCGCGAATATGTCCTGAGCCGGGTCTTTGCCTTACGGGAGAGCGCCGATGAGCGTACTGATTAA
- the tauA gene encoding taurine ABC transporter substrate-binding protein: MAISSRIILSGALALWAFQAQAVDVTVAYQTSAEPAKVAQADNTFEKESGAKVDWRKFDSGASVVRALASGDVQIGNIGSSPLAVAASQNLPIEVFLLASQLGNSEALVVKKSIRTPHDLIGKRIAVPFISTTHYSLLAALKHWGIKPDQLQIVNLQPPAIIAAWQRGDIDGAYVWAPAVNALEKEGVVLTDSSEVGKWGSPTLDVWVVRKDFAEKHPEVVTAFARSALAAQRGYIDDPQGWLKQPAHLEKLSRLSGVPQSDVPGLVQGNTYLTASQQVEQLNGPVNQAIIDTAAFLKAQGKVAQAGQDYRAFVTDRFVKPLAQP; encoded by the coding sequence ATGGCAATTTCATCGCGCATTATCTTGTCAGGCGCACTGGCGCTATGGGCATTTCAGGCGCAGGCGGTAGACGTCACCGTCGCGTATCAGACCTCCGCCGAACCGGCGAAAGTGGCGCAGGCGGACAATACCTTTGAGAAAGAGAGCGGCGCGAAGGTCGACTGGCGTAAATTCGACAGCGGCGCAAGCGTGGTGCGCGCGCTTGCCTCAGGCGATGTCCAGATAGGCAATATCGGCTCCAGCCCGCTCGCCGTGGCGGCAAGCCAGAATCTCCCCATCGAAGTCTTCCTGCTCGCCTCGCAGCTCGGTAATTCCGAAGCGCTGGTGGTGAAAAAATCGATTCGCACGCCTCACGATCTTATCGGCAAACGCATCGCGGTGCCGTTTATCTCCACCACCCACTACAGCCTGCTCGCGGCTCTGAAACACTGGGGCATCAAACCGGATCAGCTACAGATTGTGAATCTCCAGCCGCCCGCGATCATTGCCGCCTGGCAGCGGGGCGATATTGATGGCGCTTACGTCTGGGCGCCTGCCGTTAACGCGCTTGAAAAAGAGGGCGTCGTGCTGACCGACTCTTCTGAAGTCGGGAAATGGGGCTCGCCGACGCTTGATGTCTGGGTCGTGCGCAAGGACTTCGCCGAAAAACACCCGGAGGTGGTCACAGCCTTTGCCCGCAGCGCGCTGGCGGCCCAGCGCGGTTACATCGACGACCCGCAGGGCTGGCTGAAACAGCCGGCGCATCTGGAAAAGCTGTCGCGCTTAAGCGGTGTGCCGCAAAGCGATGTGCCGGGGCTGGTGCAGGGGAATACCTATCTCACCGCGAGCCAGCAGGTGGAGCAGCTTAACGGGCCGGTAAATCAGGCGATTATCGACACCGCCGCGTTTTTGAAAGCGCAGGGCAAAGTGGCGCAGGCCGGGCAGGATTACCGCGCGTTCGTGACTGACCGCTTTGTGAAGCCGCTGGCTCAGCCGTAA
- the mmuP gene encoding S-methylmethionine permease codes for MQESQQLQRTMKARHLVMLSLGGVIGTGLFFNTGYIISTTGAAGTLLAYLIGALVVWLVMQCLGELAVAMPETGAFHVYAARYLGPATGYTVAWLYWLTWTVALGSSFTAAGFCMQYWFPQVPVWVWCLVFCVVIFALNVFSTRLFAEGEFWFSLIKVITIVAFIVLGGAAMFGILPMKDGSPAPLLHNLTAAGWFPAGTLPILMTMVAVNFAFSGTELIGIAAGETENPQQAVPVAIRTTIVRLVIFFLGTVLVLAALIPMDQAGVVKSPFVLVFEKIGIPYAADIINFVILTAILSAANSGLYASGRMLWSLSNERTLPRGFSRLTRRGVPLTALTVSMLGGVLALFSSIVAPDTVFVALSAISGFAVVAVWLSICAAHFMFRRRHLAEGRAPEELHYRAPWYPLTPILGFVLCLIACVGLAFDPSQRIALWCGLPFVAFCYGAYYLTHFFRTRRHEEPRHVAE; via the coding sequence ATGCAGGAATCGCAGCAGTTACAACGCACCATGAAGGCCCGTCATCTGGTCATGCTCTCGCTGGGAGGCGTTATCGGCACCGGGCTGTTTTTTAATACCGGCTATATTATCTCCACTACGGGTGCGGCGGGCACGCTGCTGGCGTATCTTATCGGCGCGCTGGTGGTGTGGCTGGTGATGCAGTGCCTCGGCGAGCTTGCCGTCGCCATGCCCGAGACCGGCGCGTTCCACGTGTATGCCGCGCGCTATTTAGGCCCGGCGACCGGCTATACCGTCGCCTGGCTTTACTGGCTCACCTGGACGGTGGCGCTCGGCTCAAGCTTTACCGCCGCCGGATTCTGTATGCAGTACTGGTTCCCGCAGGTGCCGGTGTGGGTCTGGTGTCTGGTCTTCTGCGTCGTGATTTTCGCGCTCAACGTCTTCTCCACGCGCCTGTTCGCCGAGGGCGAATTCTGGTTTTCGCTTATTAAAGTCATCACCATCGTGGCATTTATCGTGCTGGGCGGGGCGGCGATGTTCGGCATTCTGCCGATGAAAGACGGCTCGCCCGCGCCGCTGTTGCATAACCTCACCGCCGCAGGCTGGTTCCCTGCCGGAACGCTGCCTATCCTGATGACGATGGTGGCGGTGAACTTCGCGTTTTCCGGCACTGAGCTTATTGGTATCGCGGCGGGAGAGACCGAAAACCCGCAGCAGGCGGTGCCGGTGGCGATTCGCACAACCATCGTGCGGCTGGTGATTTTCTTTCTCGGCACCGTGCTGGTGCTGGCGGCGCTGATCCCGATGGATCAGGCGGGCGTGGTGAAAAGCCCGTTCGTGCTGGTGTTTGAGAAAATCGGCATCCCGTATGCCGCCGATATCATTAATTTTGTCATTCTTACCGCCATTCTTTCAGCGGCGAACTCGGGCCTGTACGCCTCAGGGCGGATGCTCTGGTCGCTGTCTAACGAGCGCACGCTGCCGCGCGGTTTCTCGCGCCTGACGCGCCGCGGCGTGCCGCTGACGGCGCTGACCGTAAGTATGCTCGGCGGCGTGCTGGCGCTCTTTTCAAGCATTGTGGCGCCGGATACCGTTTTTGTGGCGCTGTCGGCGATTTCCGGTTTTGCGGTGGTGGCGGTGTGGCTCAGCATCTGCGCCGCGCACTTTATGTTCCGCCGTCGTCATCTGGCTGAAGGTCGTGCGCCGGAAGAACTGCACTATCGCGCGCCCTGGTACCCGCTGACGCCGATCCTCGGCTTCGTGCTCTGCCTTATCGCCTGCGTGGGGCTGGCGTTCGACCCGAGCCAGCGTATCGCGCTGTGGTGCGGGCTGCCGTTTGTCGCGTTCTGCTACGGCGCGTATTATCTGACACACTTTTTCCGCACGCGCCGCCATGAGGAGCCTCGCCATGTCGCTGAATAA